CAGATACCCTGAATGCCATGTTGAGCGGCAAGTCAGGCGCTACCGAAAGCAGCTTATCGTTGTGTATTATTATCACAGTATCAGCAACCTTCCTCAGCTTGCCGAGGCCCTCGAGTGCGTTCTTCATGCGCGTCTTGCCTTCGCTGGAGAACGGCAGCGTCACTATTGCCACTGTCAGCGCGCCGGCCTCCTTTGCCTCGTGCGCTATCGTTGAAACGGATCCGGTTCCGGTTCCACCGCCTAGCCCACACGTCACGAAAACAAGGTTCGCATCGCCCAGCATGTGCCTTATCTCCTCCTTGCTCTCCAAGGCTGCTTCTTCGCCGACCTTGATGTCGCTGCCTGCCCCAAGGCCCTTCGTGACCTTTTTGCCGAGAAGCAGCTTGCGCTCAGCGCTCGTCTTTATGAGGTGCGGCGCATCTGTGTTCATTGCAATCAATGTTGCTCCGTCAAGGCCTAGCGAGGCCAGCCTCGTGACCGTGTTGCTTCCGCTCCCTCCGGTTCCAACCACATATATCTTCGGTTTCGCGCTCTCTATGAATCTAAGGATGTCCTCATCGTCAACGCTAGCTGCCATAAGATTACCTGCCTGTTCGCCTGTTTTTCTTTTCAAGTAAAAATATAAAAGGTTAGACTCTCTATGAGCAATCGCGTGTTTTCCATCAAGGTGCTGGAATGGCAAAATCTAACGGTGATTTAGGGAAGAAGGCCCTCCTGGCGGAGGGCGTGAAGGACATACGGCTCAAGAAGGGCATGCGGGTGTCGGAGCTCATCGCTGCAATGGAGAAAATGGGAGGCTTCTCTGGCCAGCACATGATCGACGGCATACACATACTTGATGCGATGCTGAAAGATAAAGACTCGTACAACTTCCTTTCGTTCCCGGCCGACATAGTCTCAACAGGCCTCAGGGGCGTGCTTGCCGGCATGGTGAAACATTTCGACGCCATAATCACGACTTGCGGCACACTCGATCATGACATAGCCAGGGCGTTCGGGGGTAAGTACAGCGTAGGAACATTCAATGTCGACGACACGAAGCTGCACTCAATGGGGATATACAGGCTTGGAAATGTATTCATAGAGAACAAGGAATACGGCAAGATGCTAGAGGACTCGTTCAGGAAGGTAATGGACGACATATATGCGTCAAAGGACTATAAGGGCGAGTACAGCCCCAGCGAGCTGATAAACGAGTTCGGGAAGCGCATCACGGATGAGCACTCTATACTGCGCCAGGCCTACCTGCACAATGTCAAGATCTTCAATCCTGGCATAGTGGATGGCGCTTTCGGCACCCAGCTCGCGATTTTTGCGCAGGACCACGACTTCAAGCTGAATGTGATAAAGGACGAGCTGGAGCTGAGCAACATATCGTTCGACAACAAGGTTACTGGCGCGCTGATGATGGGAGGCGGCATAAGCAAGCACCATGTCATATGGTGGAACCAGTTCAAGGGCGGCCTCGACTATGCTGTCTACATAACCACTGCAACACAGTACGACGGCTCGCTATCGGGAGCCAGGCTGACAGAGGCCGTGTCGTGGGGCAAGATAAAGGAGAAGGCCAAGTATACCACGATAGACGGCGACGCCACTATAATACTGCCATTCATGGCTGCCGCACTTGACATCGTCTGAAGTGATGCAATGGCTGACGACACGAGATAACCATCCTCAATGTAGAACGGAGCCAGGTCCTCAGCAGGCTGAAGGAGCTGGGTGCCAGGCATGTCGGCAACCACGTGTTCCGGCGCATGGAATTCGCCTTGGACGGCAGGCTGGGCTCCGCCCATTCATGGGTGCGGGTAAGGACCGACGGAAATGAAACAACGCTCACGTTCAAGCAGATGCGCAAGAATGGCGGCTTCGAGCCGATGATAGAACACGAGGTCAAGACAGCAGACTTCGCCGAGACTGTTAAGATAATGGGCAGGCTTGCTAAACGGGAATGCATATACTTTGAGAACAGCCGCGAGGCATACGAGCTTGACGGCGCGTACATCACCTTAGACAAGTGGCCGAAGATCCCTCTTTACGTGGAGATTGAGGCACCCTCAAATGCGCAGCTGAAGCGCATCTACAAAAAGCTCGGTATAAAAGGGGAGTTCGTCGGCAATGTCGCAATCCATGGTGTCTATAAGCGCTACGGCCTGGATTTCCTGGACGTAATGCGGGGCAATTCAACCAAGCTGGAAAGGCTGCTGAAAGACGACTGATACTTCACAGGTTGTGCTGAGCTGCTCATTCCACGGTGGTTCCCCTGTGCTGCCTGCCGCGCAGCGCCGCCTCGAAGTCCTTAATGTCTGGCCCGACGAACAGCACCTTCACCTTCGATCTTGCGGCGAGCAGCGATGCAACGACATCGAAAACAAAGTCGCTCTTTACCTCACGCCTGTCGAACTTCTCGGCCAAGCGCACCATTTCGTCGTGGCTGAGCCTCTTTAGCGCAATGGCCCCGCGCTCCTTCGGGTTCCTATCATACACGTAGGCCGTCATGCCAATGTTGATAAGCGTCTTGGCGCCAGCTGCCTCAGCCCCGAGCATTGCGTCTGCATCGGTCGTCACGCCCTCCACGAAACCCCCGAAGACCGTTATCCTGTGGCGTGCATGCAGGGCCTTGAATTCGTCGAGCGTTGCCGGTACCAGCGGCGCAACATCCATCCCTTGCTCGAGCATGACGTTCTTCAGCGCGGTTGCGTTCGTCCTCGTCATCGCTATGCCTATTTCGTCAAGCAGCAATTTGTTTTTTATTTCTCCGCTGACAGCATTGATTGCTGTTCTTGCCGCGTGGCCGCCGCCTACGGCTATTGCGAATTTTGTGCCGCGCTCTCTCTTTATGATTTCGCAGAAGCGCTTCACGTAGCTTATGTTGAAACCGCCCTCTGGATGTATTATGCTCCCTCCGAGCGAAATCGCTATTATCCTCATCGATAAGGCAATGCAACTCAGGTTATTAGCGTTTTGCGTTAGCCTGCAAGCTCTATGCTGTCACCCACCTTTGGTGCGTAGGCATCGAAGCCTTCGCCCTTCAGCTCCTCCGCGAATGCCTCGGTGTTTGCAGGATCGCCATGCACGCATATGACAGTGTTAGGTGCGCATTCCCTGACGTACTTGTAGAGGTCGGACTTGCCTGCATGCGCAGAGAAGTCGTACACGCTTACTGGTATGCCTATCTTGCGCCTCTCCCCGTCTACGTCTATCCTGCCGGTGTTGACCAGGTTCCTGCCGTTCGTGCCATCGACCTGATAGCCTGTGATGAAGATGCGCGAGTTTCTGTTGAGCTTGGTTATGTATTCAAGTGCAGGTCCGCCGTTGAGCATGCCAGCTGGCGTGAGTATTACGGCGGGGCCGTCGAGTATGCCCTTCCTGTCGCCTGGGCCGTCTATGAATGTGGAGCTATTGACAGCTTCGCCGAGCAGCTTCGCGTTGTTTATGTAGGTGCTGTGCGCCATGACTATGCGCGTGGCCTCGCGGGCCATTCCATCCACGTACGTACGTTCAGCAAGGCCGCCCTGCTGCAGGATCGCCAGCAATTCCTGCGCCCTGCCGACCGCGAAGCTTGGCACAAGTGCGGTACCTCTATTGTCGAGCGTTTCCTTAATACCCTCGATAAAGCCTTTAATGAGCTTCTGCCTGTCTGGATGCTCCCTTGTGGCATATGTAGACTCTATGATGAGCGTGTCGCCTTTCACGATCTTGGCTCCTGTGTGCAGCAGCTGCGGTTGCAGTTTGAAGTCGCCAGTGTATACTATGCGCCTGTTGTCCCTGCCCTTCATGCGCTCCACAAGCGTCACCGCGCTGCCACTTATGTGTCCCGCATCGCTGAGCGTTATGTCGTAGTTCCCGAAGCTCGCGCGGCTGCCGTAGTCAATCGCGACATACCTGCTGTTGAATGTGCCGAGCTGCTTCTTGTGGTAGTTCAGCCTGGTGTGGTTCCTGTGCGAGAGCTTAAGCGAATCCTCGAGCAGAAGCCCAGCGAGCCTCAGCGTCGGCCGCGTGCCGAACGTTGGTATGGAAGCCTCGTTGTATAGTGCCGGCATGCACCCGCTGTGGTCGAGATGGGCATGCGATACTACCGCAAGATCGACCTTGGGGCTGCCTATTGGGAACTCAGTTTCATGGTCTATCTTCAGTCCGTAGTCGAGCATTATATTGCGCTCGTCCTCTATCAGTATGGCGGAGCGCCCAACCTCATGTGCGCCTCCAAAAAATCGTATTTTCATCATAATCAATCGGATTCTTGGCCTTGCGGCTCTGTCGCTTGCATCTCACACTCGTTTTTCCACTTACCTATAAAAACATTGGTATTCAATAATCTATGCCGCACTGCTGACCGGCGAGCAGATTCAATGCCAGATGAAATAACGTTCCTCGATTTATTGGCCCTTGAGAAGATAACCGGCAATACTGTAGTTGAGAAGTTCGGAAGCCTGATAAATTCATCGTTCTTCGATGCCCAGAACATACTTGGCACGCTCAAGGTGAAGGGCCTGATAGATTTCACAACGATGGTGCCAGGCCAAAATGCCATAACTGTCACAGATGCCGGCAAGCAGCTCATTGCAGATGCTGCAAGCAAGGCCCAGACCCAGTTCGACCAGCTCGACCTATCGATGCTTACGCAACTGTCAGGCGGGAAGCGCACGCTTGTCGACCTTGCGGGTGTGACCAACATAAGGCCCAGAGACCTGGCAATGCACCTCAATAAGCTCGTAGAACAGCAGTACATCACAGCCGACATACGCAACGGCTCGGTCAACATGATGCTTACTGAGAAGGGTTTCATCCAGGTGAAGACTGGCATGCCAGTACAGGCGCCTGCAACGCCTATGGCCGCCATGCCGCAGCAGGGTGCCCCGTCACCATCGCCAGCACAAGCGCAGCAGGTGCAACCCATGGCAGCCCCGGTGCAGCCTATGGCGACGCAATCAGCCCAGGCGCAGGATTTAAGCATGCAGCAGATGCAGGCCCAGGAAACCCAGCCTCAACCTGGAAACGGAATTGCAGAGTTGCAGAAAGAAATCAAGGCCTCGAAGCTGAAGAGGAGCAAGAAGCTCACGATCTTAGTTGCTGTAATAGTGATAATCGTAATCTTCGTAGTGCTTGTGCAGCGCGGCATAATATAGCCTTAGTGGTCTGATGGGCAAGCTTCTGGAATACATGAATGCATACGCGATGCTGCATCGGCACAGTATAAGGGCTCTTGACGCAAAGTACGTAGGCAGCCCCGACGATGCAGTTGGGTTTGCTTCTAGCAAGCCCATAGTCCTGAAGGTCATCTCCGACAAGGCGCTGCACAAGAGCAAGAACGGCCTCGTGAAGCTCGACCTTTCCACAGAGCGCGACGTACGCTCAGCATATGCCGAGCTTGAGAAGAAGGCGCGCAGCCTCAAGCCGTACAAGATCCTGGCGCAGAAAATGGTAACTGGCGGCCTAGAAATAATAGTTGGCGGGAATACCGATCTTCAGTTCGGCAAGATGATCCTCCTTGGCCTCGGGGGCATATACGTTGAGACGTTCAAGGACTTCGCGCTCCGCGTCTGCCCAATAACGCGCTATGACGCAGACTCAATGATAGACCAGTTGCGTTCGCGTGCCATAGTTGCGCCAGATCCAAAAACAAAGAAGATGATTTCCGACCTTCTACTCAATGTGTCAGGCTTGCTCATCAAGGAAAAGGCAATAAGCGAGCTTGACCTAAACCCCATAATACTGCACGGTGGTACGTACGACGCGGTTGATTTGAGGGTAATAGAAGAATGAAGCGTGTGCTTATGGCAACGAAATATGCTGACCTGAATCCGATGCTCCAACCGAAGAGTGTTGCGATAATAGGCGCATCTGCAAATCCCGAGAAGGTTGGGCATGTCATAATGCAGAACTACATAAACGTCGGCTATTCAGGCAAGCTCTATCCTGTCAACATAAAGGCTGAGGGCCCTATACTGGGATTCAAGTCGTACAGAAGCGTGCTTGACATTAAGGAGAAGATAGACCTGGCGGTGATTGCAGTGCCTGCGCCCGCGGTTCCAAGCGTACTCGAGGAGTGCGGCAAGGCCAAGACCAGGACCGCAGTTGTAGTAAGCGGCGGCTTCGCAGAGATAGGCGAGACGGCCCTCCAGGAGCAACTGGCTAAGGTTGCACATAAGTACTCCATGCCTGTGCTGGGCCCCAACTGTCTCGGGGTCATGGACTTGAAGTCAAGGATCGACACTCTCTTCCTCCCTACTTTCAAGATTGACAAGCCCCAGATAGGCGGCGTCAGCTTCGTCTCGCAGAGCGGCGCGGTCGGCAGCGTAGTGCTCGACCTGATCTCGCACGAGGGCTTCGGGCTCGCTAAGTTCATCAGCTACGGCAACGCAGCCGTGGTCGACGAGGCCGATATACTCAACTACCTTGCGAATGACGACGACACGAAGGTGATAATATTCTATCTCGAGGGCGTGAAGCGCGGCAAGGAGTTCATAGAGGTCGCGAGGAAGGCCACGCCAAAGAAACCCGTTGTAATAATAAAGGGTGGCACGACTGAAGAGGGCTCAAAGGCCGTCCACTCCCATACAGCGTCACTTGCCGGAAGTGTCGAGGCCTACAGGGCCGTTTTCAAGCAATTTGGGTTCGTCGAAGCCGAGAATCTGGAAGACCTGCTGTACTTCGCAAAAATATTTGATACACAGCCGCTTACGACAAAGAACAGGATTGCTATTATAACAAATGGCGGCGGCATAGGTGTACTTGCTACTGACGCACTGTATAACAACTCGCTGAAGATGGCGGAGATAAGCAAGGAGTCGGAGCGCATCTTACGCAAGGCCATGCCCCCTATAGTCAACGTGCGCCTGCCTCTCGATCTTGCGGGAGACGCGGACGACAAGAGGTTCGGGATAGCAATAGAGACGCTTGCAGAAGACCCTAATGTGGATGCCATAATGGCGCTTGTGCTGTTCCAAACTCCAGGAGCGGACTCAAGGGTTGTTGCCGAGCTGATCAAGTACGGCACTACGGGCAAGAAGCCCCTTGTTGTGGTAAGCCCTGGCGGTAGCTACACCGAAGCGCACAAGATAATGATGGAAAGTGCAGGAGTTCCGGTCTATGATTCGCCAAGCTCCGCGGCGAGGTCGCTTGCAGCACTCATAAACTATTCTGTTTATCGTGAGAACGCGGCGCATTCGAATGGCAATAAAAATAACGGGCAGGACAAGGAAGCTGATTGAGCGTGATAGGAAGATATTCCTGTCAACTACACGGGAGTCGTATCCTTTCGTTGCCGACCACGGCGATGGGGACCTGATATACGACATGGAGGGCAACAGGTTCATCGACTTCTCGTCCTTCATATCCGTCTATAACTTCGGAGTCAATGCCAACGCCGAGGTGCGGAGGGCTATAGTCGACCAGGTCGGCAAGCTCATGCACCCTGCGTTTACAGACTATCACGCAGAGCTGCCGGTGAAGTTCGGCGAGGAGCTCGTCAAGATGTTTCCTAGGGACTTCGGGCGCATGTTCCTAAGCAATTCCGGCACGGAGGCCAACGAGGCTGCGATAAAGTTCGCGCAGCTGTTCACGAAGCGGAGCTACATAATGGCTTTCTACAGCGCCTTCCACGGTCGCACCAAGGGCTCACTGGCGCTTACGGCATCCAAGGCAGTTCAGAGGACAGGCTTCGGCCCGTTCTCGAACACGATACACGTGCCGTTCGCATATTGCTACAGGTGCCCGTTCAAGCAGACCTACCCAGACTGCGGGTTCGCGTGCGTCGATTACATACGCAACTACCCACTCAAGGACGAGGTAAGCGGCAAGGAAGTGGCTGCGTTCTTCGTGGAGCCGATACAGGGTGAAGGCGGCTACATAGTGCCCCCTAAGGACTACTTCAAGGAAATTAGAAAAATTACCTATGACAACGGCATGCTCCTAGTCGCAGACGAAGTGCAGAGCGGATACATGCGCACCGGCAAGTTCCTTGCCCTTGACCACTTCGGCGTAACAGCCGACATATACACTATGGCGAAGTCAATAGCAGGAGGGCTGCCGATGGGTGTTACCATGGTGAGGAAGAGCCTCGGCGACATACCTCCTGGAGCGCACGCCAACACATTCGGCGGCAATCTGGTATCTGTTGCGGCGGCATACGCGCTGCTGAAGCACGTCAAGCGCAACAGGCGCAAGCTCGAGGCCATGGCGAAGAGCAAAGGCCATCGCATAATGAAGAGGCTGGAGCAGATGAGGGACCGCTATGAGCTTGTCGGCGATGCGCGAGGCATTGGCATGATGCTGGCCATCGAGCTGGTGCGAAGCAAGAAAGGCAAGGAGCCCGCAGTGAAGGAGCGCGAAAAGGTGCTTGAAGACGCATTTAGCAACGGCCTGATAATGCTGCCTGCAGGCGAGTCAACAATACGCATAATACCGCCGCTTACCATGTCGGTGCAGCACATCGACAAGGGCCTTGATGTGCTTGAGGATGCGATAAAGTCGGTGAATTCAGCGATGCTTGGCAAGCCAGGCAGGAAATCAGGCAACTGAAGGCTGCAGAAGATTGTCAATGATGGTAAAGGCTTTTGCATCTTCATGCCTGAAATGTGTGCATCATTAACCACGCACATATAAGTTGGGGTTCATTGTTGCTCTCTCCCTGGCATCTGCATCTGTATCCTTGCTCAATTCCCTCAGCGTCTCCGCATCAGTATTCGGATTCCCCGCAATTTCCCACCTGACATATCGATCCTCATCCTTGCTCAATCCCTTTAACGTCTCAGCATCAGTATTCGAATTCTTCGCAACTCCTCCTCTGACATCTTCATCTGTATCCTTGCTCAATTCCCTCAGCGTCTCCGCATCAGTATTCGGATTCCCCGCAATTTCCCACCTGACATATCGATCCTCATCCTTGCTCAATCCCTTTAACGTCTCAGCATCAGTATTCGGATTCCCCGCAATTTCCCACCTGACATATCGATCCTCGTCCTTGCTCAATCCCTTTAACGTCTCAGCATCAGTATTCGGATTTTCCGCAACCCAGTCTCTGACATCTGCATCAGCATCCTTGCTCAATTCCCTCAGCGTCTCCGCATCAGTATTCGGATTCTTCGCAACCCATTCTCTGACCTCTTCATCAGCATCCTTGCTCAATTCCCTCAGCGTCTCCGCATCAGTATTCGGATTTTCCGCAATTTCCCACCTGACATATCGATCCTCGTCCTTGCTCAATTCCCTCAGCGTCTCCGCATCAGTATTCGGATTCCCCGCAACTCCCCATCTGACCTCTTCATCTGTATCCTTGCTTAATCCCTTTAACGTCCCAGCATCAGTATTCGAATTCTTCGCAACTTCCAGCCTGCTGTTTGTGTCCTTACTCTTTACATTAGACCCCATAATATCATCTTACGATAAGAATTCTTAGGAAATATATAAAACCCCACCAAAAGCTTTAAAAATAGAAGAACGTTGAAAGACAGAGTAACGAAAGGGCATATTTTTTTGAAAGGGGCATTATACTCTATTTCTGCTATGCCGCCAGTCGAACAGTCAGTAACCAAACAATATAACAGCAGCAAAATGGCAAAGCCAGCGGCTTGGGGGTGCGGTAAAGAAGGCCGATGCGGAAACGCGATCCCGTAAATGCTACCAAATACTACCCTTCTCGCCGCACGTAAGCTCAGCGCCGCAGTTCTGGCATCTGAGATGGCAGGCCTGTATGGTCTGCATGGGGCTGCCGCAGGTAAGGCACAATATCTCCTGAGGCTGCTCCACCTGCACACCCGCTAATGCTGTTACATGGCAACCTATATAAATCTTTCACGCCCTAAATATTGCTGGTGTCGGTATGGCAGCCTGAGCACTCAGTGGCTCCTGTATTTGAAAGCTAGTTTTGCTTGCTTTGTGAAGATACACCTGCTATCTAGAGCGCTCTATCTGTGCTGCTGTGCTATTGCACTTGTGTGATCGTGCGTTTGCGCGATTGAATCGAGGAGAAGAGAAGCTTGCAAAATTTTTAAGCCACCTAGAGGATGGCTTGGCTATAGCAGCGATGAAGGCCGTGGCAAGCTGCGATAAGCCCGGGGTAGCCGCAAGTCAGGCTTTGAACCCGGGATTGCCGAATTGCGCACAGCGATGTGCGAGCACACGCGGGGAACTGAAATATCTTAGTACCCGCAGGAAAAGAAAGCGAAAGCGATGCGGTAAGTAATGCGAATGAAAGCCGCACAGGGCGAACTGAATCCCGCTTTGCAAAAGGCGCGGAGATGTGGGGCAGCGCCGATCCAGGACATGAGCCGAGCGCGCTGGAAAGCGCGGCCATAGAGAGTGACAGCCTCGTAGGCTAAGTGCGATGGACCTGCTGCCGGAGAGTAATTCCGCTCGAGTATGCGGAGTGAAGACGGGGGCATTAAACCCCAACCCTAAATATTGGCTATAGACCGATAGCGAACAAGTAGCGTGAGCGAAAGCTGAAAAGAACCCACACGCGTGGGAGTGAAAAGATCTGAAACTAGGTGGTGACACGAAGGTATGGCGAGGAAGGAATGATGTGCGCCGAAGCGCGAGCTTGAGAAGGCTTAGCGAGGCGCAAGAACCATTGTCATGCCATTCTTCTTGAAGCAAGAGCCAGGGAGTGTATGGATGTGGCGAGCCGTAAGGCGTAGCGAAAGCGAGAGCGCGCAGCATGCGAGGCGCGAGGTATGAAAATGCCCAAGTCACACTCATACGACCCGAAGCCACTGCGAACTACGCGCGCCCAAGGCGAAGCTAGGCTAACGCCTGGTGGAGGCCTGCAACCTGTCATGGCATGCCCTGTTGGGTGAGGCGCGGGTAGCGGCGATATACCACTCGAGCGTGGCAATAGCGGGTCCCCTCTGAAGTATCTTTAGGATAGCTCCGGGCGAGCTTGCGCACGCGGTAGAGCGACCGATTGATGGGTATGGGTCCGGAAGGACTCGCCTGTCCGTCAAACTCCGAATGCATGCGCTGCGTAGACCCCGGGAGTCGGCGGTGTTGGGTAAGCTAGCACCGCGAGACTGCAAAGATAGTGACCAAGGTTAAGGTCCCCAAATCCTAGTTAAGTGCAAAGAAAGCGAGAAGCGCCACAGACAGCTGGGAGGTAGGCTCAGAAGCAGCCATCCTTCAAAAAACGCGTAATAGCGTACCAGTTGAGGCGTTCCTTTCTGAAAATATACGGGGCTAAACTAGGTACCGAGACCCTGGAGTGCGAAAGCACTGGTAAGAGGGCGTACGGCGCGGCTGGAAGCATGCGCGAGAGCACATGTGGACCGCGCCGCAGTGAACATCCTGGTGTTAGTAATAGCATATATGGGTGAGAATCCCATACACCGTAAGCACACGGGTTTCTTCGCAACGCTTGTCAGCGGAGAGTTAGGCGATCCTAAGCGGCGGGCCAATCACCTCGCCGCAAAAGGGAAGCTGGTTAATATTCCAGCCCCTAACGTGTAGGTGTGGCAACACAAGGCAGATTTCTGACGCCTGGGGATAGGTCCGCAAGAAAGTGCAAAGGGCTGTGGAGTCTCGTTATGAGGAGAAGCAGCTAAATGAACTGTTGGACTGATTTCTTGGGCCCGTGAAAAGGGAATCTGCAACGATCACGTTAGTCCGTACCTAGAACCAGTACAGGTGCTGCTGGCTTAAAAGGCCAAGGTGTGTCGGAATAACCATGGTTAGGGAATTCGGCAAAATAGTGGCGTAAGTTTTCGACAAGCCATGTCTGCGCCTAGTAAGCGCAGATGTCACTGACAAGGGAACAACGACTGTTTATCAAAAACACAACTCACCGCAAAGCCGAAAGGCTAAGTACAGTGGGTGACGCCTGCTCACCGCCAGTACGTGAACACCCTTTTCAAGGGGGATAAGCGCTGGCAAAGAGCGGGAGTAACTCTGACTCTCTTGAGGTAGCGTAATACCTCGTCACTTAATAGGTGACTTGCATGAAGGGCGTAACGATTGTTCCACTGTCCCAACCATGGATCCGGTGAACTCACTTCGTGGTGAATATGCCACGATCCTCCAGTGGGAAATGAAGACTCTATGAAGCTTGACTACAGCCTGCTGTTGTTGTCCGGTTTGCCATACATAGCGTAAGTGGGAGCGTCGATGCGCGCGCTGCGGCGCGCGCGGAGCGACAATGTAACACCACTTTTGGCTTTCCGTACAGCTTACCCGAGAGGGGACAGCTACAGGTGGGTAGTTAGACTGGACGGTTACTTTCGATAGGGAAACGAAAGCGACCAAAGCTCTGCTTAGGCGAGTTGGAAACTCGCCGCTAAGCAAAAAGGCAAATGCAGGGCTGACTGTGCACTGAAAAGCGTGGTGCGCAGACTGGAAACAGGGGCTTAACGAACGTTGGTAGCTCTTTTAATGGGGCTCCAAGCTGTCAGACAAGTTACTCTAGAGGTAACCGATTCGTCGCCGGCGAGAGTTCACATCGACCTGGCGCATTGATACATCGTTATGGGCTTGGGTTATCCTGGTGGTGCACAAGCTGCCAAGGGTTGGGCTGTACGCCCATTAAAAACTCACATGAGCTGCGTTCAGTACGTCGCGAGACAGTACGGTAGTATCTACTGGAGGTGTAAGTGCCAGAGGATAAGACCCCCTTAATACGAGAGGAACGGGGGATCGGCGCCACTGGTGTACCTGTTGTGAATGCATTGCAGGGTAGCTACGCGCCAAATGGATAAGTCCTGAAAGCATCTAAGGACGAAGCCAGACCCGAAACGAGGCACTAGGGCGGCCGCAATCGACGGCTTTGATAGGAGGGGTGCGCAAGCAGGGAGCTCACGCGACCTGCGAACATTCCCTTACTAACGCCTTACTTGCAAGCTCTCTTCTCCAATTTTTTTGTTTGCTTAATGCCCTAGCGGAGCCGCTCTACCTCGTACATCCAACGCGCAGCATGATTTGAGGCTGCACGCCTCACTTCTTATTGTCGTCGCTCCGC
The Candidatus Marsarchaeota archaeon genome window above contains:
- a CDS encoding CYTH domain-containing protein, whose amino-acid sequence is MEFALDGRLGSAHSWVRVRTDGNETTLTFKQMRKNGGFEPMIEHEVKTADFAETVKIMGRLAKRECIYFENSREAYELDGAYITLDKWPKIPLYVEIEAPSNAQLKRIYKKLGIKGEFVGNVAIHGVYKRYGLDFLDVMRGNSTKLERLLKDD
- a CDS encoding MBL fold metallo-hydrolase, which encodes MKIRFFGGAHEVGRSAILIEDERNIMLDYGLKIDHETEFPIGSPKVDLAVVSHAHLDHSGCMPALYNEASIPTFGTRPTLRLAGLLLEDSLKLSHRNHTRLNYHKKQLGTFNSRYVAIDYGSRASFGNYDITLSDAGHISGSAVTLVERMKGRDNRRIVYTGDFKLQPQLLHTGAKIVKGDTLIIESTYATREHPDRQKLIKGFIEGIKETLDNRGTALVPSFAVGRAQELLAILQQGGLAERTYVDGMAREATRIVMAHSTYINNAKLLGEAVNSSTFIDGPGDRKGILDGPAVILTPAGMLNGGPALEYITKLNRNSRIFITGYQVDGTNGRNLVNTGRIDVDGERRKIGIPVSVYDFSAHAGKSDLYKYVRECAPNTVICVHGDPANTEAFAEELKGEGFDAYAPKVGDSIELAG
- a CDS encoding aminotransferase class III-fold pyridoxal phosphate-dependent enzyme, coding for MAIKITGRTRKLIERDRKIFLSTTRESYPFVADHGDGDLIYDMEGNRFIDFSSFISVYNFGVNANAEVRRAIVDQVGKLMHPAFTDYHAELPVKFGEELVKMFPRDFGRMFLSNSGTEANEAAIKFAQLFTKRSYIMAFYSAFHGRTKGSLALTASKAVQRTGFGPFSNTIHVPFAYCYRCPFKQTYPDCGFACVDYIRNYPLKDEVSGKEVAAFFVEPIQGEGGYIVPPKDYFKEIRKITYDNGMLLVADEVQSGYMRTGKFLALDHFGVTADIYTMAKSIAGGLPMGVTMVRKSLGDIPPGAHANTFGGNLVSVAAAYALLKHVKRNRRKLEAMAKSKGHRIMKRLEQMRDRYELVGDARGIGMMLAIELVRSKKGKEPAVKEREKVLEDAFSNGLIMLPAGESTIRIIPPLTMSVQHIDKGLDVLEDAIKSVNSAMLGKPGRKSGN
- a CDS encoding acetate--CoA ligase family protein, with protein sequence MATKYADLNPMLQPKSVAIIGASANPEKVGHVIMQNYINVGYSGKLYPVNIKAEGPILGFKSYRSVLDIKEKIDLAVIAVPAPAVPSVLEECGKAKTRTAVVVSGGFAEIGETALQEQLAKVAHKYSMPVLGPNCLGVMDLKSRIDTLFLPTFKIDKPQIGGVSFVSQSGAVGSVVLDLISHEGFGLAKFISYGNAAVVDEADILNYLANDDDTKVIIFYLEGVKRGKEFIEVARKATPKKPVVIIKGGTTEEGSKAVHSHTASLAGSVEAYRAVFKQFGFVEAENLEDLLYFAKIFDTQPLTTKNRIAIITNGGGIGVLATDALYNNSLKMAEISKESERILRKAMPPIVNVRLPLDLAGDADDKRFGIAIETLAEDPNVDAIMALVLFQTPGADSRVVAELIKYGTTGKKPLVVVSPGGSYTEAHKIMMESAGVPVYDSPSSAARSLAALINYSVYRENAAHSNGNKNNGQDKEAD
- a CDS encoding HEAT repeat domain-containing protein, whose translation is MGSNVKSKDTNSRLEVAKNSNTDAGTLKGLSKDTDEEVRWGVAGNPNTDAETLRELSKDEDRYVRWEIAENPNTDAETLRELSKDADEEVREWVAKNPNTDAETLRELSKDADADVRDWVAENPNTDAETLKGLSKDEDRYVRWEIAGNPNTDAETLKGLSKDEDRYVRWEIAGNPNTDAETLRELSKDTDEDVRGGVAKNSNTDAETLKGLSKDEDRYVRWEIAGNPNTDAETLRELSKDTDADARERATMNPNLYVRG
- a CDS encoding deoxyhypusine synthase, which codes for MAKSNGDLGKKALLAEGVKDIRLKKGMRVSELIAAMEKMGGFSGQHMIDGIHILDAMLKDKDSYNFLSFPADIVSTGLRGVLAGMVKHFDAIITTCGTLDHDIARAFGGKYSVGTFNVDDTKLHSMGIYRLGNVFIENKEYGKMLEDSFRKVMDDIYASKDYKGEYSPSELINEFGKRITDEHSILRQAYLHNVKIFNPGIVDGAFGTQLAIFAQDHDFKLNVIKDELELSNISFDNKVTGALMMGGGISKHHVIWWNQFKGGLDYAVYITTATQYDGSLSGARLTEAVSWGKIKEKAKYTTIDGDATIILPFMAAALDIV
- the ftsZ gene encoding cell division protein FtsZ; its protein translation is MAASVDDEDILRFIESAKPKIYVVGTGGSGSNTVTRLASLGLDGATLIAMNTDAPHLIKTSAERKLLLGKKVTKGLGAGSDIKVGEEAALESKEEIRHMLGDANLVFVTCGLGGGTGTGSVSTIAHEAKEAGALTVAIVTLPFSSEGKTRMKNALEGLGKLRKVADTVIIIHNDKLLSVAPDLPLNMAFRVSDEVLASATKGIVEMVTKPGMVNIDFADLRAVLRDSGYAVIGTGEGAATANDGKRALIALDNAIKSPMLDADFGNAKKALINIIGGESLTLREAESVFQDVAGRISPDAMLKWGARIDPDMQKDVLRVMIVVSGVEFPEYTEAGIQRKVTELKELDLDEVFEKNREA
- a CDS encoding acetate--CoA ligase family protein yields the protein MGKLLEYMNAYAMLHRHSIRALDAKYVGSPDDAVGFASSKPIVLKVISDKALHKSKNGLVKLDLSTERDVRSAYAELEKKARSLKPYKILAQKMVTGGLEIIVGGNTDLQFGKMILLGLGGIYVETFKDFALRVCPITRYDADSMIDQLRSRAIVAPDPKTKKMISDLLLNVSGLLIKEKAISELDLNPIILHGGTYDAVDLRVIEE